GCCGGCCTGCGTGCGGCCCTGCAACTTTCCGAAGCCGGTCTCAAGACAGCAGTGCTCACCAAGGTCTTCCCGACCCGCTCGCACACCGTGGCGGCGCAGGGCGGGGTGGCTGCCTCGCTGGGCAACACCACCGAGGACAACTGGCACTGGCACATGTACGACACCGTGAAGGGCTCGGACTGGCTGGGCGACCAGGATTCCATCGAATTCATGGTGAAGAAGGCCAACGAGGTCGTCGTCGAACTCGAACACTACGGCATGCCCTTCGACCGCACCGACAACGGCAAGATCTACCAGCGCCCGTTCGGCGGCCACTCGATGAACTACGGCCAGGCGCCGGTGATGCGTTCCTGTGCCGCCGCCGACCGTACCGGCCACGCCATGCTGCACGCGCTCTACCAGCGCAACGTGCGCGCCAACACCCAGTTCTTCGTCGAGTGGAACGCGCTGGACCTGATCCGCAACAGCGAAGGCGACGTGCTCGGCGTGACCGCGATCGAGATGGAAACCGGCGAGGTCTCCATCTTCCACGCCAAGGCGACGATCTTCGCCACCGGCGGCGCGGGCCGCATCTTTTACAGCTCCACCAACGCCTTCATCAACACCGGCGACGGCCTGGGCATGGCGGCGCGCGCCGGCATCCCGCTGGAAGACATGGAGTTCTGGCAGTTCCACCCGACCGGCGTGGCCGGCGCGGGCGTGCTGATCACCGAAGGCGTGCGTGGCGAAGGCGGCATCCTGCGCAACAGCAGCGGCGAGCGCTTCATGGAGCGCTATGCGCCCAACCTGAAGGATCTGGCCTCGCGCGACGTCGTGTCCCGCTCCATGGTCACGGAAATCAACGAAGGCCGTGGCTGCGGTGCCGACAAGGACCACGTGCTGCTCGACATCACCCACCTGTCGCCCGAGACCATCATGAAGCGCCTGCCCGGCATTCGCGAGATCTCGATCCAGTTCGCCGGTGTGGACCCCATCAAGGCGCCGATCCCGGTGGTGCCGACCGCCCACTACCAGATGGGCGGCATTCCGACCAACTACAAGGGCCAGGTCATCGCGCCGAAGGACGGCAACCCGAACGTGCCGGTGGTCGGTTTCTACGCCGCCGGCGAATGCGCCTGCGCCTCGGTGCACGGCGCCAACCGCCTGGGCACCAATTCGCTGCTCGACCTGCTGGTGTTCGGCAAGTCGGCGGGCGAGAGCGTGGTCGAGGACTTCACGTCCGGCAACCTGACGCTGAAGCCGCTGCCGGCCGACGCCGCCGACGCTTCGCTGGCGCGCATCGCCCGCCTCGAGAACCAGAAGAACGGCACCGACGTGCATGAAGTGCGCCTGGCCATGCAGCGCACCATGCAGAAGCATGCCGGCGTGTTCCGCTTCAAGGACCTGCTGTCCGAAGGCGTCACCCGCATCCTGGAAGTGGCCGAACAGTCGCTGCATACCGAGATCACCGACAAGTCCAAGGTCTGGAACACCGCGCGCACCGAAGCGCTCGAACTCGACAACCTGATCGAGGTCGCCAAGGCGACCATGGTGTCGGCCGAGGCACGCAAGGAATCGCGCGGCGCCCACGTCCGCGACGACGCGCCGGACACCGCCGAGCATCCCAACGGCCGCGACGACCAGAACTGGCTCAAGCACACCCTGTGGTACCGCGACGGCAACCGCCTCGACTACAAGCCGGTGAACCTGAAGCCGCTGTCCGACGACGTGGAACCCATCGCGCTCGCCAAGCGTACCTACTGAGCGCGGGAGAACAGATCAAATGACCAAGCGTACCGTTCAATTTAAGATCTACCGCTACGATCCGGACAAGGACGAGAAGCCCTACATGCAGGACATCTCGGTCGAGCTCGAACAGTCCGACAAGAAGCTGCTCGACGCCCTGGTGCGGCTGAAGGCCAAGGACGACACCCTGTCCTTCCGCCGCTCCTGCCGCGAAGGCGTGTGCGGCTCGGACGCGATGAACATCAACGGCAAGAACGGCCTGGCCTGCCTGACCGACGTGGACAGCGTGGCGCAGCCGATCACGCTGCGTCCGCTGCCGGGGCTGCCGGTCATCCGCGACCTGATCGTGGACATGACCCAGTTCTTCAAGCAGTACCACTCGATCAAGCCCTATCTGGTCAACAACGATCCGCCGCCGGAGCGCGAGCGCCTGCAGACCCCGGAAGACCGCGAGGAACTCAACGGTCTGTACGAGTGCATCCTGTGCGCCTGCTGCTCGACCTCCTGCCCGTCGTTCTGGTGGAACCCGGACAAGTTCGTGGGGCCGGCCGGCCTGCTTGCCGCGTACCGCTTCCTGGCCGACACGCGCGACCAGGACACGAACGAGCGCCTCGACAACCTCGAGGACCCGTATCGCCTGTTCCGCTGCCACTCCATCATGAACTGCGTCGACGTCTGTCCCAAGGGTCTGAACCCGACCCGTGCGATCGGCAAGATCAAGGACATGATGGTCCGCCGCGCGATCTGATCCGGGCGGGCGGAACGACATGAGCATCAACCGGGGACGCGTGCGCTGGCAATGTCGTCGGGCTCTGCTGGAGCTCGACCTTGTCCTCACGCGCTTCCTCGAGCAGCACTTCGATCGTCTGACCGACGATCAACTGGCGGATCTGGACGACCTGCTGCGCTGCGACGACTACGACATCTGGGCGATGGTCAACGGCAGCAAGGCATGCGAGGCGGACCGCTGGAAGGAGATGATCGGCCTGCTGAGCCAGCGCGCCCCGGGCGCCTGATCGGCCAGGCTGGTCATGGGAAACGGGAGCAAGTCGTAAGAAAACTTCTTGATGAAGGGACGATCCATGAGCACTGAGCGCAATGCAACCCTCACCGTCGACGGGAAGACTGTCGAATTCCCGGTCATGACCGGTACCCATGGCAACGACGTGATCGATATTCGTACCCTGGGTGCGAAGACCGGTCTGTTCACCTACGACTCCGGTTTCCTGTCGACCGCAAGTTGCAAGTCCACCATCACCTTCATCGATGGTGACAAGGGCGAACTGCTGTACCGCGGCTACCCGATCGAGCAACTCGCCGAGAAGTGCAACTTCCTCGAAGTGGCCTACCTGCTGAAGAGCGGCGAACTGCCCAACCAGCAGCAGAAGACCGAGTTCGAGTCGATCATCAAGAACCACACGATGCTGCACGACCAGATGACGAAGTTCTTCTCGGGCTTCCGCCGGGATGCGCATCCGATGGCGGTGATGGTGGGCGTGGTCGGCGCGCTGTCGGCGTTCTATCACGAAGCGATGGACTTCTCCGATGCCGCGCATCGCAATATCTCGATCAACCGCCTGATCGCCAAGCTGCCGACCATCGTCGCGATGGCCTACAAGTACAACAGCGGCCAGCCCTTCATGTACCCGCGCAACGATCTCGACTACACGGCGAACTTCATGCACATGATGTTCGGCACGCCGTGCGAGAAGTACGAGCCGAACCCGGTGCTCGTGCACGCGCTGGACGTCATCTTCACGCTGCACGCCGACCACGAGCAGAACGCCTCGACCTCGACCGTCCGACTGGCCGGCTCGTCGGGCGCCAACCCGTTCGCGTGCATCTCGGCCGGCATCGCCTGCCTGTGGGGGCCGGCGCACGGCGGCGCGAACGAGGCGTGCCTGAACATGCTGGAAGAGATTGGCGACGTGTCGCGCGTCGGCGAATACATCAAGCGTGCCAAGGACAAGAACGACAGCTTCAAGCTGATGGGCTTCGGCCACCGCGTCTACAAGAACTTCGACCCGCGTGCCAAGCTGATGGGCAAGGTCTGCGCCGACGTGCTGGGCGAACTGGGCCTCGAGAACGACCGCCTGTTCAAGCTCGCCAAGGAACTCGAGAAGATCGCGCTGGAAGACGAATACTTCGTCGAGAAGAAGCTGTACCCGAACGTCGATTTCTACTCGGGCATCGTGCAGAAGGCCCTGGGCATCCCGACCTCGATGTTCACCTGCATCTTTGCGCTGGCCCGTACCGTGGGCTGGATCACCCAGTGGGAAGAGATGATCACCGATCCGGAATACAAGATCGGCCGTCCGCGCCAGTTGTACGTCGGTGCGGCGCGACGCGACGTGCCGGCGATCGAGCAGCGTCCGTAAGCGTCGATGGAGAGGGAGGGGAGGCTCCATCGAAACCAGCTCCAGCGGGATGGTCGCGGCTTTGCGGCCATCCCGTTTTTCCTTCGGGCAGCGGGTTCGCGCTGACCGTCAGAACACCCCCAGGCAGGACAACAGAAGACCAAAGGTGGCTTTCATCATGATGAAGCAACTCGAACAAACTTCGCACCTGTTCGGCTCGAACGCGCCGTTCATCGAAGAGCTTTACGAAAATTACCTGGCCGACCCGGCCTCGGTCGCCGACGAGTGGCGCGACTACTTCGACAAGCTGCAGGCCCAGGCCGGCGCGGCGACGCGCGACGTGGCCCACGGCCCGGTGATCGCGGCTTTCGAGCAGATGGCCAGGCGCGGCCCGGTGCGCACCGTCGTCGCCGCGGGCGGCGAGGACAAGCGCCAGGTGTCGGTGCTGCAACTGATCAACGCCTACCGCTTCCTCGGCAACCGCTGGGCGAACCTCGATCCGCTCAAGCGCACGGAGCGTCCGCAGATCGCCGAACTCGAGCCGTCCTACTACGGCTTCACCGAGGCCGACCTGTCGCAGACCTTCAACGTCGGCTCCTTCCACGGCTTCTCGACCGAGCACGCCAGCCTGCGCGAGATCCTCG
This DNA window, taken from Thauera sp. K11, encodes the following:
- the sdhA gene encoding succinate dehydrogenase flavoprotein subunit, whose protein sequence is MNVAKRTFDAVIVGAGGAGLRAALQLSEAGLKTAVLTKVFPTRSHTVAAQGGVAASLGNTTEDNWHWHMYDTVKGSDWLGDQDSIEFMVKKANEVVVELEHYGMPFDRTDNGKIYQRPFGGHSMNYGQAPVMRSCAAADRTGHAMLHALYQRNVRANTQFFVEWNALDLIRNSEGDVLGVTAIEMETGEVSIFHAKATIFATGGAGRIFYSSTNAFINTGDGLGMAARAGIPLEDMEFWQFHPTGVAGAGVLITEGVRGEGGILRNSSGERFMERYAPNLKDLASRDVVSRSMVTEINEGRGCGADKDHVLLDITHLSPETIMKRLPGIREISIQFAGVDPIKAPIPVVPTAHYQMGGIPTNYKGQVIAPKDGNPNVPVVGFYAAGECACASVHGANRLGTNSLLDLLVFGKSAGESVVEDFTSGNLTLKPLPADAADASLARIARLENQKNGTDVHEVRLAMQRTMQKHAGVFRFKDLLSEGVTRILEVAEQSLHTEITDKSKVWNTARTEALELDNLIEVAKATMVSAEARKESRGAHVRDDAPDTAEHPNGRDDQNWLKHTLWYRDGNRLDYKPVNLKPLSDDVEPIALAKRTY
- a CDS encoding succinate dehydrogenase iron-sulfur subunit, which encodes MTKRTVQFKIYRYDPDKDEKPYMQDISVELEQSDKKLLDALVRLKAKDDTLSFRRSCREGVCGSDAMNINGKNGLACLTDVDSVAQPITLRPLPGLPVIRDLIVDMTQFFKQYHSIKPYLVNNDPPPERERLQTPEDREELNGLYECILCACCSTSCPSFWWNPDKFVGPAGLLAAYRFLADTRDQDTNERLDNLEDPYRLFRCHSIMNCVDVCPKGLNPTRAIGKIKDMMVRRAI
- a CDS encoding succinate dehydrogenase assembly factor 2, which codes for MSINRGRVRWQCRRALLELDLVLTRFLEQHFDRLTDDQLADLDDLLRCDDYDIWAMVNGSKACEADRWKEMIGLLSQRAPGA
- the gltA gene encoding citrate synthase; this translates as MSTERNATLTVDGKTVEFPVMTGTHGNDVIDIRTLGAKTGLFTYDSGFLSTASCKSTITFIDGDKGELLYRGYPIEQLAEKCNFLEVAYLLKSGELPNQQQKTEFESIIKNHTMLHDQMTKFFSGFRRDAHPMAVMVGVVGALSAFYHEAMDFSDAAHRNISINRLIAKLPTIVAMAYKYNSGQPFMYPRNDLDYTANFMHMMFGTPCEKYEPNPVLVHALDVIFTLHADHEQNASTSTVRLAGSSGANPFACISAGIACLWGPAHGGANEACLNMLEEIGDVSRVGEYIKRAKDKNDSFKLMGFGHRVYKNFDPRAKLMGKVCADVLGELGLENDRLFKLAKELEKIALEDEYFVEKKLYPNVDFYSGIVQKALGIPTSMFTCIFALARTVGWITQWEEMITDPEYKIGRPRQLYVGAARRDVPAIEQRP